One genomic window of Oscillatoria sp. FACHB-1406 includes the following:
- the tuf gene encoding elongation factor Tu, producing the protein MARAKFERTKPHVNIGTIGHVDHGKTTLTAAITMTLAASGKAKARKYDDIDAAPEEKARGITINTAHVEYETENRHYAHVDCPGHADYVKNMITGAAQMDGAILVVSAADGPMPQTREHILLAKQVGVPSLVVFLNKKDMVDDEELLELVELEVRELLSDYDFPGDDIPIVAGSALMALEAMVKEPKTERGQNEWVDKIYELMDAVDEYIPTPERDVDKPFLMAVEDVFSITGRGTVATGRIERGKVKVSENVELVGIKDTRSHTVTGVEMFQKVLDEGMAGDNVGLLLRGINKGDIERGMVLAKPGSITPHTQFESEVYVLKKEEGGRHTPFFPGYRPQFYVRTTDVTGTIDAFTADDGSAAEMVMPGDRVKMTIQLINPIAIEQGMRFAIREGGRTIGAGVVAKILK; encoded by the coding sequence ATGGCACGCGCAAAGTTTGAACGGACTAAACCCCACGTCAACATCGGCACTATCGGTCACGTAGACCACGGCAAAACCACCTTGACCGCAGCGATTACCATGACCTTAGCTGCGTCGGGTAAAGCGAAAGCCCGGAAGTACGACGATATCGATGCTGCTCCTGAAGAAAAAGCGCGGGGGATTACGATTAACACCGCTCACGTCGAGTACGAAACGGAAAATCGTCACTACGCTCACGTCGATTGTCCCGGTCACGCCGACTATGTGAAGAATATGATCACGGGTGCGGCTCAAATGGACGGCGCGATCCTAGTCGTATCGGCAGCCGACGGTCCGATGCCCCAAACGCGAGAACATATCCTGCTTGCAAAGCAGGTTGGCGTTCCCAGCCTGGTGGTATTCCTTAATAAAAAGGATATGGTGGACGACGAGGAACTGCTCGAGTTGGTTGAGTTGGAAGTGCGCGAACTGCTCAGTGACTACGATTTCCCCGGCGATGACATTCCCATCGTTGCAGGCTCGGCTCTGATGGCGCTTGAAGCGATGGTTAAGGAGCCGAAGACGGAGCGCGGGCAAAATGAGTGGGTTGATAAGATTTACGAACTGATGGATGCGGTCGATGAATACATCCCCACGCCCGAACGCGATGTCGATAAGCCTTTCTTGATGGCGGTGGAAGACGTATTCTCGATTACGGGTCGCGGTACGGTTGCGACTGGACGGATCGAGCGCGGTAAAGTCAAAGTCAGCGAAAATGTCGAACTCGTCGGCATTAAAGACACCCGCAGCCACACGGTGACGGGCGTGGAAATGTTCCAAAAGGTTCTCGATGAAGGGATGGCAGGCGATAACGTCGGCTTGCTGCTTCGCGGTATCAACAAAGGCGATATCGAACGCGGAATGGTGTTGGCGAAACCCGGTTCGATTACGCCTCACACTCAGTTTGAGTCGGAAGTGTACGTGCTGAAGAAGGAAGAAGGCGGCCGCCATACGCCGTTCTTCCCCGGATATCGCCCTCAGTTCTACGTGCGGACGACCGACGTAACCGGAACGATCGATGCGTTCACTGCCGACGATGGCAGCGCTGCTGAAATGGTGATGCCGGGAGACCGCGTGAAGATGACCATTCAGTTGATCAACCCGATCGCGATCGAACAAGGGATGCGCTTCGCAATTCGTGAAGGCGGTCGTACCATCGGTGCGGGTGTCGTTGCGAAAATTCTCAAATAA
- the rpsJ gene encoding 30S ribosomal protein S10: MQQQKIRIRLKAFDRRLLDTSCEKIVDTANRTNATAIGPIPLPTKRRVYCVLRSPHVDKDSREHFETRTHRRIIDIYQPSSKTIDALMKLDLPAGVDIEVKL, from the coding sequence ATTCAACAGCAAAAAATTCGCATCCGCCTGAAAGCTTTCGATCGCCGCTTGCTCGATACTTCTTGTGAAAAGATCGTCGATACGGCTAATCGCACCAATGCGACTGCAATTGGCCCGATTCCTTTACCGACGAAGCGCCGCGTTTATTGCGTCCTGCGATCGCCCCACGTCGATAAGGACTCGCGCGAGCATTTTGAAACCCGCACCCACCGCCGCATTATCGATATTTATCAGCCTTCTTCTAAGACAATCGACGCTTTGATGAAGCTCGATTTACCCGCTGGTGTCGATATCGAAGTTAAGCTCTAA
- a CDS encoding multidrug efflux SMR transporter, giving the protein MDWLYLAIAIVSEVIATSALKAAKGFTNIVPSILVIGGYTSAFYFLSLTLRSIPLGIAYAIWAGAGIILVSLVGLFLYHQTLDAAAVVGMGLIVAGVVVLNLFSKTVQH; this is encoded by the coding sequence ATGGATTGGTTGTATCTGGCGATCGCGATCGTCTCCGAAGTTATCGCGACTTCCGCACTCAAAGCCGCTAAAGGATTTACCAATATCGTCCCTTCAATTTTGGTCATCGGCGGTTACACTTCAGCATTTTACTTTCTCTCGTTAACCCTGCGTTCCATTCCCCTTGGCATTGCTTACGCGATTTGGGCGGGCGCTGGCATTATTTTAGTTTCCTTAGTGGGCTTATTTCTCTATCATCAAACGCTCGATGCAGCAGCAGTAGTTGGGATGGGTTTAATTGTTGCGGGCGTTGTTGTACTTAATCTTTTCTCGAAAACAGTACAGCATTAA
- a CDS encoding trypsin-like peptidase domain-containing protein: MKPERLIACTISACMAAAPVLLEVPRAVAAEPYNPEEQVRIDLYQRASSAVVTLDVGRNSGSGSIIEANGLVLTNEHVIRGARGGRVDAIASNGKRYSGQVLAVDRANDLALVQLQSSERLPVLSLASGSSIRVGQEVYAIGSPFGLSGTLTTGILSRIAENGDLQTDAAINPGNSGGPLLNSRGELIGVNKAILSPGGRGNIGIGFATSADAVKQFIARSRNAIASGQRTPSAPTAERPRLGVEVGENLVIQSIERNSLAQRMGLRPGDRIVAINRYPLRSVDELVDFIAQEPEGMLLTVARGRRLATLQVQF, from the coding sequence ATGAAACCCGAACGGTTGATTGCTTGCACCATCTCTGCGTGCATGGCTGCGGCTCCAGTCTTGCTAGAAGTTCCTCGCGCTGTAGCCGCAGAACCCTATAATCCCGAAGAACAAGTTCGCATCGATCTCTATCAGCGGGCGAGTTCGGCCGTTGTAACTTTGGATGTGGGCAGAAATTCGGGTTCGGGCAGCATTATTGAGGCGAATGGCTTGGTTTTAACTAACGAGCACGTGATTCGGGGCGCGAGAGGGGGTAGAGTGGATGCGATCGCGTCGAATGGCAAACGCTACTCCGGACAAGTCCTGGCAGTCGATCGCGCTAACGACCTCGCCTTAGTCCAGCTACAATCCTCAGAACGTTTACCCGTCCTCAGTCTTGCTAGCGGTAGCAGTATCCGCGTCGGACAAGAAGTTTACGCGATCGGTAGCCCTTTTGGACTGTCGGGAACCCTCACCACCGGCATCCTCAGCCGCATCGCCGAAAACGGCGACCTCCAAACTGATGCGGCGATCAATCCCGGCAATTCTGGCGGTCCGTTACTCAACTCCCGAGGCGAGCTAATTGGGGTTAATAAAGCCATTTTAAGCCCCGGCGGTCGGGGTAATATTGGGATCGGCTTTGCGACGAGCGCCGATGCTGTCAAACAGTTTATCGCGCGTTCCCGGAATGCGATCGCGTCCGGACAGCGAACGCCCAGCGCACCCACCGCAGAACGCCCGCGTTTGGGGGTTGAGGTTGGCGAGAATTTAGTGATTCAAAGCATCGAACGCAATTCTCTGGCGCAACGTATGGGTTTGCGTCCCGGCGATCGCATCGTTGCGATTAATCGCTATCCCCTACGCAGCGTTGACGAATTAGTAGACTTTATCGCGCAAGAACCGGAAGGAATGTTACTCACCGTTGCGCGCGGTCGTCGTCTTGCTACGTTGCAAGTCCAATTCTAA